Within the Pseudomonas chlororaphis subsp. aurantiaca genome, the region GATTGGCAATCCCGCTGCCAGCATTTTGTCGCGCAACTCGACAGCCCGTGTCAGGTCGAGTGTATTGCTGAACAATGCCTTGATTTCGGTGGACCTAGCGTCGAACTGCTCCACCAGGTCTTTGAG harbors:
- a CDS encoding phosphoribulokinase, translating into MSAELVHSVLSRQLDDLEPTLTRHGYRLKDLVEQFDARSTEIKALFSNTLDLTRAVELRDKMLAAGLPI